The following proteins come from a genomic window of Pyxidicoccus sp. MSG2:
- a CDS encoding pyridoxal phosphate-dependent aminotransferase translates to MAIDLTSLPRPSRDDSTVGTMARGLVGSEILKIAAQIRELVAKGQKVCNLTVGDFAPKEFPIPDGLRQNIATALQAGETNYPPSDGVLDLRQSVQRFYERALGLKYPLEGIVIAGGARPIIYGTYRAVLDEGETVVYPVPSWNNNHYAYIMGAKSVVVETDPAHGFMPTVEQLAPHLPSARLLCLCSPLNPTGTMISPDALAAICERVVAENREREKRGHKPLILMYDHIYWVLSFGAVKHVTPVELVPEIAPYTVFVDGISKAFAATGVRVGWGVGPPTIIARMRDVLGHVGAWAPKAEQVAVARYLDDTQATESFLTVMRQRVDERLEALHKGFTRMREAGLPVQHIAPQGAIYLSVRFDLVGKGGLKTNDDIRKLLLEKASFAVVPFQAFGLPADTGWFRLSVGATSVKEIEEALPRVEAALREALAAGK, encoded by the coding sequence ATGGCAATCGACCTCACCTCCCTTCCCCGCCCGTCACGGGATGACTCCACCGTGGGCACCATGGCGAGGGGCCTCGTCGGCAGCGAAATCCTCAAAATCGCCGCGCAAATCCGGGAGCTCGTCGCCAAAGGCCAGAAGGTGTGCAACCTCACGGTGGGCGATTTCGCGCCGAAGGAGTTCCCCATCCCCGACGGGCTGCGGCAGAACATCGCCACCGCGCTCCAGGCCGGGGAGACGAACTACCCGCCGTCCGACGGCGTGCTCGACCTGCGCCAGTCGGTGCAGCGCTTCTACGAGCGCGCGCTCGGCCTGAAGTATCCGCTGGAGGGCATCGTCATCGCCGGCGGCGCCCGCCCCATCATCTACGGCACCTACCGCGCGGTGCTGGACGAGGGAGAGACGGTCGTCTACCCGGTGCCCTCGTGGAACAACAACCACTACGCGTACATCATGGGTGCGAAGAGCGTGGTGGTGGAGACGGACCCCGCGCACGGCTTCATGCCCACCGTGGAGCAGCTCGCGCCGCACCTGCCCTCCGCGCGCCTGCTGTGCCTGTGCAGCCCGCTCAACCCCACCGGCACCATGATTTCGCCGGACGCGCTGGCCGCCATCTGCGAGCGCGTCGTCGCGGAGAACCGCGAGCGTGAGAAGCGCGGCCACAAGCCGCTCATCCTCATGTACGACCACATCTACTGGGTGCTGAGCTTCGGCGCGGTGAAGCACGTGACGCCGGTGGAGCTGGTGCCCGAAATCGCGCCGTACACCGTCTTCGTGGACGGCATCTCCAAGGCCTTCGCCGCCACGGGCGTGCGCGTGGGCTGGGGCGTGGGCCCGCCGACCATCATCGCCCGCATGCGCGACGTGCTGGGCCACGTGGGCGCCTGGGCGCCCAAGGCCGAGCAGGTGGCGGTGGCGCGCTACCTCGACGACACGCAGGCCACCGAGTCCTTCCTCACGGTGATGCGCCAGCGCGTGGACGAGCGACTGGAGGCGCTGCACAAGGGCTTCACGCGGATGCGCGAGGCGGGCCTGCCCGTGCAGCACATCGCCCCGCAGGGCGCCATCTACCTCTCCGTGCGCTTCGACCTGGTGGGCAAGGGCGGCCTGAAGACGAACGACGACATCCGCAAGCTGCTGCTGGAGAAGGCCAGCTTCGCGGTGGTGCCCTTCCAGGCCTTTGGCCTCCCCGCCGACACCGGTTGGTTCCGCCTGTCCGTCGGCGCCACCTCGGTGAAGGAAATCGAGGAGGCCCTGCCCCGCGTGGAGGCCGCCCTCCGCGAGGCGCTCGCCGCCGGGAAGTAG
- a CDS encoding DUF1028 domain-containing protein — protein sequence MKLFERSLLVLSSLLLASSTAAAADRPAVNPRLFGTRAIVACDPVEKSCGMAVISFPSGVSGLVPYGRSDVAVASMYIPSVDDANAIIARIDSGDAPQAAVDTVMAADPYGAYRQLAAVKLNPDGSVTVGQRTGEESSDFRCAVKGATYVVQANNQTTADMCTVMAQAFDRARGSLPQRLFASLKAGSRVGRDRNGDRSGVVRVWNSTDDSAFYTHMIAEAVTHGSTTAMRDLEVQLNRYQAGLAVTYAADLVPLDRENAKVVKRALHKLGYYRGPMDASWPQSAEQALADFVWNNLFFEKPTVVVGGVRKIDGVLVNFLRDADLGALLGPTPGQ from the coding sequence ATGAAGCTGTTCGAGCGCAGCCTGCTGGTCCTCTCGTCCCTGCTGCTGGCGTCCTCCACCGCTGCCGCGGCGGACCGTCCCGCGGTCAACCCCCGCCTGTTCGGCACGCGCGCCATCGTCGCGTGCGACCCGGTGGAGAAGTCGTGCGGCATGGCCGTCATCTCCTTCCCCAGCGGCGTCAGCGGGCTGGTGCCTTATGGGCGCTCGGACGTGGCGGTGGCCTCCATGTACATACCGTCGGTGGATGATGCGAACGCCATCATCGCCCGCATCGACTCGGGCGACGCGCCACAGGCCGCCGTCGACACCGTGATGGCGGCGGACCCGTATGGCGCGTACCGCCAGCTCGCCGCGGTGAAGCTGAACCCCGACGGCAGCGTGACGGTGGGCCAGCGCACGGGGGAGGAGAGCAGCGACTTCCGGTGCGCCGTGAAGGGCGCCACCTACGTGGTGCAGGCCAACAACCAGACCACCGCCGACATGTGCACCGTCATGGCCCAGGCCTTCGACCGGGCCCGGGGCAGCCTGCCGCAGCGTCTGTTCGCCTCGCTCAAGGCAGGCTCGCGCGTGGGCAGAGACCGCAATGGCGACCGCTCCGGCGTCGTGCGGGTGTGGAACAGCACGGACGACTCCGCCTTCTACACGCACATGATTGCCGAGGCCGTCACCCACGGCAGCACCACGGCGATGCGCGATTTGGAGGTGCAGCTGAACCGCTACCAGGCCGGCCTCGCCGTGACGTACGCGGCCGACCTGGTGCCGCTGGACCGGGAGAACGCCAAGGTGGTGAAGCGCGCGCTGCACAAGCTCGGGTACTACCGCGGACCCATGGATGCCAGCTGGCCCCAGAGCGCCGAGCAGGCCCTGGCCGACTTCGTGTGGAACAACCTCTTCTTCGAGAAGCCCACCGTGGTAGTGGGTGGCGTGCGGAAGATTGACGGTGTGCTGGTCAACTTCCTGCGCGACGCGGACCTGGGCGCGCTCCTCGGCCCGACGCCGGGGCAATGA